The following nucleotide sequence is from Pseudoalteromonas xiamenensis.
AAGGAGAATATGAACCAAAATATAAAGAAAAACAGTGGTATGGATTGAAGTTATTTCACGTATTAAAGGGAAAAATATTTAAAATCGGGCACAAAAAAACGCCACATAAGTGGCGTTTTGAAGGATAGTAATTCTGTCAATTAAAGTGCTTTGAAACGTGCTTCAAGTGTTTCCTGCGCTTCAGCAAAAGCACGGATCCCTTCTGCAAGTTTTTCTGTCGCCATTGCATCTTGGTTATGTAACCAGCGGAACTCAGCTTCTGTTAATGGAGCTGGTTTTGCTTCCGTTGCTTCGATAGTTTCTAGTAAGAAGCTGTCGTCAGCAGGCATCTCTGCCAGTTCTTCTAATAGTTGCGGGCTAATGGTCAGTTTATCGCAGCCTGTTAATGCAACGATTTCGCCTGTATTGCGGAAGCTTGCACCCATCACCACTGTTTTATAACCGTGGTGTTTGTAGAATTCATAAATGCTACGAACAGATTGTACACCTGGATCTTGAAGCGGATCTGTAGGTTTAGCTAAACCATTTTTTACATGCCAATCAAGAATACGACCAACAAATGGCGAAATTAAGAAGACGTTGGCGTCAGCACATGCGCGTGCTTGGGCTTCGCTGAATAACAAGGTTAAATTACATTTAACACCTTCTTTTTCAAGAGCTTCAGCTGCTTTAATGCCTTCCCAAGTTGACGCAATTTTTATCAGGATTTTGTCTTTGCTCACGCCTTCGAGCTTGTAAAGGGCAAGAAGCTGTTTGGCTTTTGCAATCGTGGCCTCTGTATTGAAACTCAAACGCGCATCAACTTCTGTCGAAATGTATCCAGGAACGATGTCTGCGATTTCTTTACCAAGTAATACGGCAAAATAATCACACGCCAGTTCAAGCTGCTTAATTGCATCCGATTCTTCGCTTTTTGCATAAGTCCACGCTTTATCCAAATACGCGGCATAGGCAGGCATTTCAGCTGCTTTTAAAAGTAAAGAAGGGTTAGTGGTCGCATCTTCAGGTTGAAGTTTGCGGATAGCCTCAATGTCACCGGTATCGGCAACGATGGATGAATGTGCTTTTAGCCTGTCTAATGCTGATGTCATGGCGTTCCTCATTCCTATTCGACGTCAAAGTTTTGATGAGCTTATGTGCCTTATGTTGCAATACCGTGACTGGGCTGACATAGGTCAAATGTCCTATGCAGAACAATTAGCAAGACGTGTGACTCGTTTGTGCTCAATTGTATCTAATGACTCTGATGAAAAAGACATTATCCGCATGAAAGGTATTGTTATTATAAGGCGGGAAACAAAACGTGATTTTCGTTTCATTTAATGTTGAAATTGACACTAATTAATTTTGAAGTCAATAGGGTAGTCATGATCACCGTTATTTCACCAGCTAAAAACCTCGATTACGAAACGACAGCGCCAATTTCGGCGTATTCTCAACCAGAATTACTGTCATACAGCGAAGAGCTTATTTCAGTTTGTCGCGATTTGAGTGTCCAAGATTTGGCAAAGTTGATGAAACTCAGTGATAAACTCTCTGCGCTTAACGTTGCTCGCTTTGCTTCTTGGTCCTTACCCTTTACGACAGACAATGCAAAACAAGCGATTTATGCGTTTAATGGAGACACCTATACCGGATTTGACGCTTACAGTGCATCAATAGAAACGATGGATTATGCGCAAAATCACTTACGGATTCTTTCAGGCCTTTATGGCGCGTTGAAGCCAATGGATTTAATGCAGCCATATCGATTAGAAATGGGGACTTCGCTTAGCAACCCAAAAGGAAAATCGTTGTATGCTTTTTGGGGGAGTGTGATTGCTGATAAATTGAATGAGACGTTGGCGGAATCGAAATCATCGGTTCTCGTAAACCTTGCGTCAAACGAGTATTTCAAAGCGGTGGATAAGAAGGCGTTAAAGGCAACGGTGATCACGCCAATTTTTAAAGATGAGAAAAATGGCCAATT
It contains:
- the tal gene encoding transaldolase, which translates into the protein MTSALDRLKAHSSIVADTGDIEAIRKLQPEDATTNPSLLLKAAEMPAYAAYLDKAWTYAKSEESDAIKQLELACDYFAVLLGKEIADIVPGYISTEVDARLSFNTEATIAKAKQLLALYKLEGVSKDKILIKIASTWEGIKAAEALEKEGVKCNLTLLFSEAQARACADANVFLISPFVGRILDWHVKNGLAKPTDPLQDPGVQSVRSIYEFYKHHGYKTVVMGASFRNTGEIVALTGCDKLTISPQLLEELAEMPADDSFLLETIEATEAKPAPLTEAEFRWLHNQDAMATEKLAEGIRAFAEAQETLEARFKAL
- the yaaA gene encoding peroxide stress protein YaaA; the protein is MITVISPAKNLDYETTAPISAYSQPELLSYSEELISVCRDLSVQDLAKLMKLSDKLSALNVARFASWSLPFTTDNAKQAIYAFNGDTYTGFDAYSASIETMDYAQNHLRILSGLYGALKPMDLMQPYRLEMGTSLSNPKGKSLYAFWGSVIADKLNETLAESKSSVLVNLASNEYFKAVDKKALKATVITPIFKDEKNGQFKVISFYAKKARGMMARYIMEKQITQPEQLKQFNVAGYYFSEAETKKANEPVFLRHEQA